From a single Agrobacterium tumefaciens genomic region:
- the pepN gene encoding aminopeptidase N → MRTDTGQIVHLADYRPTDFVLERVDLTFELDPKNTKVEARLIFHRREGVDPQAPLVLDGDELTLSGLLLDQVEIPASQYDATPDSLTIRDLPAETPFEICVTNYINPQVNTQLMGLYRTNGVYCTQCEAEGFRRITYFPDRPDVLAPYTVTIIAAKEGNPLLLSNGNFLGGGNYDEGRHFAAWFDPHPKPSYLFALVAGDLGVVEDTFTTVSGREVALKIYVEHGKEPRAAYAMDALKRSMKWDEERFGREYDLDIFMIVAVSDFNMGAMENKGLNVFNDKFVLADPETASDADYANIERIIAHEYFHNWTGNRITCRDWFQLCLKEGLTVYRDQEFSADMRSRPVKRIADVRHLKSEQFPEDSGPLAHPPRPDTYREINNFYTTTVYEKGAEVTRMIATILGADDFKKGMDLYFERHDGEAATVEDFVKSFADASGRDLSQFSLWYTEAGTPLVSVSSAYDAGKATFSLTLEQTVAPTPGQPVKQPRHIPLSLALILDNGQIAEPQAVVGGEYRDGVLHLTERNQTFSFSGISSRPVLSINRSFSAPVNLHFEQNAADLVQIARHETDMFARFQALTDLALPALIAATKAVQNGGEVRTDAELIATLIEIVGDSSLEPAFRAQALALPSETDIARELGGNTDPDAIHKARNATIKAIATAGLETLRQLADGTGGSEAYSPDADSAGRRSLRNGALTFLAFAEGTPERAAKAYADATNMTDLAHALSVLTQRFPDSAETKEALAAFETRFADNALVLDKWFSLQAAIPGDGALDRIKALMKSKHFIATNPNRVRSLVGTLAFANPTGFHRADGAAYRFLAEQIIAIDKRNPQLAARILTSMRSWRSLEASRAEHARAALSTIADAKGLSTDVSDIVGRILKG, encoded by the coding sequence ATGCGAACAGACACGGGCCAGATCGTTCACCTGGCAGATTACCGCCCCACCGATTTCGTTCTGGAGCGGGTGGATCTCACCTTCGAACTCGACCCCAAGAATACCAAGGTCGAAGCCCGTCTGATCTTTCACCGACGCGAAGGCGTCGATCCACAGGCACCGCTGGTTCTCGATGGTGACGAGCTGACGCTTTCGGGCCTGCTGCTCGATCAGGTCGAGATCCCCGCCAGCCAATATGACGCTACGCCCGACAGCCTGACCATCCGTGATCTGCCGGCGGAAACGCCCTTCGAGATCTGCGTCACCAATTACATCAATCCGCAGGTCAATACGCAGCTGATGGGGCTTTATCGCACCAATGGCGTTTATTGCACCCAATGCGAGGCGGAAGGTTTCCGCCGCATCACCTATTTCCCCGACCGTCCCGATGTTCTGGCGCCCTATACGGTGACGATCATCGCCGCAAAGGAAGGCAATCCGCTGCTCCTGTCGAACGGCAATTTCCTCGGCGGCGGCAATTACGATGAAGGCCGGCACTTTGCCGCCTGGTTCGATCCGCACCCGAAACCCAGCTATCTCTTCGCGCTCGTCGCCGGTGATCTCGGCGTGGTGGAAGACACGTTTACCACCGTCTCCGGTCGTGAAGTGGCGCTGAAAATCTATGTCGAGCACGGCAAGGAACCGCGTGCGGCCTACGCCATGGACGCGCTGAAGCGTTCAATGAAATGGGACGAAGAGCGTTTCGGCCGCGAATACGACCTCGATATCTTCATGATCGTCGCCGTATCCGATTTCAACATGGGGGCGATGGAGAACAAGGGTCTCAACGTCTTCAACGACAAATTCGTGCTGGCCGACCCGGAAACCGCATCTGACGCTGATTACGCCAATATCGAGCGCATCATCGCGCATGAATATTTCCACAACTGGACCGGCAACCGCATCACCTGCCGCGACTGGTTCCAGCTGTGCCTGAAGGAGGGCCTGACGGTCTATCGCGATCAGGAATTTTCCGCCGACATGCGCTCGCGCCCGGTCAAGCGCATTGCCGATGTACGCCATCTGAAATCGGAGCAGTTTCCGGAGGATTCCGGTCCGCTGGCACATCCGCCGCGCCCCGATACCTATCGTGAAATCAACAATTTCTACACGACGACCGTTTATGAAAAGGGCGCCGAAGTCACCCGCATGATCGCCACGATCCTCGGTGCTGATGATTTCAAGAAGGGCATGGACCTTTATTTCGAACGCCATGACGGCGAAGCGGCGACGGTTGAGGATTTCGTCAAGAGCTTTGCCGATGCCAGCGGCCGCGATCTTTCGCAGTTTTCGCTGTGGTATACCGAGGCGGGCACGCCGCTGGTCTCCGTCTCCTCCGCTTATGATGCCGGCAAGGCCACTTTCAGTTTGACGCTGGAACAGACCGTGGCGCCGACACCCGGCCAGCCGGTAAAACAGCCACGGCACATTCCGCTGTCGCTGGCGCTGATCCTCGACAATGGTCAGATCGCGGAGCCACAGGCAGTCGTCGGCGGCGAATACCGCGATGGCGTGCTGCACCTGACCGAGCGCAACCAGACCTTCTCCTTCTCCGGCATTTCGTCGCGGCCGGTGCTGTCGATCAATCGCAGCTTCTCGGCGCCGGTCAATCTGCATTTCGAGCAGAATGCCGCCGATCTGGTGCAGATCGCCCGGCACGAGACGGATATGTTTGCCCGTTTTCAGGCGCTGACCGATCTTGCCCTGCCGGCACTGATTGCCGCCACCAAAGCCGTGCAGAATGGCGGCGAGGTGCGCACGGACGCCGAACTCATCGCAACGCTTATTGAAATCGTCGGCGATTCTTCGCTCGAGCCTGCTTTCCGCGCACAGGCGCTGGCGCTGCCCAGCGAAACGGATATTGCCCGTGAACTGGGTGGCAATACCGATCCGGACGCCATTCACAAGGCGCGCAACGCCACCATAAAGGCGATAGCAACGGCCGGGCTTGAAACGCTGCGACAGCTTGCCGACGGTACGGGCGGCAGCGAAGCCTACAGCCCGGATGCCGACAGCGCCGGACGCCGCTCGCTCCGCAATGGCGCGTTGACCTTTCTCGCTTTTGCCGAGGGAACCCCGGAACGCGCCGCGAAAGCCTATGCCGACGCCACCAATATGACCGATCTTGCCCATGCACTCAGCGTGCTGACGCAACGTTTCCCTGACAGCGCCGAGACGAAAGAAGCGCTGGCCGCCTTCGAAACGCGCTTTGCCGACAATGCGCTTGTTCTCGACAAGTGGTTTTCGCTGCAGGCCGCCATTCCCGGCGACGGCGCGCTTGATCGCATCAAGGCACTGATGAAATCGAAACATTTCATCGCCACCAATCCGAACCGAGTGCGTTCGCTGGTCGGCACGCTCGCCTTCGCCAATCCCACCGGCTTCCACCGCGCAGACGGCGCAGCCTATCGGTTCCTGGCGGAGCAGATCATCGCCATCGACAAGCGCAACCCGCAGCTTGCCGCGCGCATTCTCACCTCCATGCGTTCTTGGCGGTCTCTGGAGGCAAGCCGCGCCGAACATGCCCGGGCGGCACTGTCGACGATTGCCGACGCCAAGGGCCTGTCCACGGATGTGAGCGACATTGTCGGGCGTATCCTGAAGGGCTGA
- a CDS encoding DMT family transporter: protein MNAEPTNPFRGISMKLVSVGFFLVMQTCIKAAGPDVPAGQITFFRSAFAIIPIVVYLAWLHALTSALHTNNLLGHFKRGFLGILSMACGFYGLTMLPLPEFIAIGYASPLLAVVFAAFILHEKVRVYRWSAVFVGMMGVLVILWPKMTLLREGGFAAGEGLGAIAVLFGAALGGLAMIQVRQLVDTEKTPTIVLYFSLTATLLSLVSVPFGWSALSMTQAMLLITSGICGGVAQIFLTESYRHAEVSVIAPFEYSSIVFGIAVSYVLFGDIPTLTMLIGTAIVILAGIFIIFREHQLGLARRAARKASTPQG from the coding sequence ATGAACGCCGAACCGACCAATCCCTTCCGCGGGATCAGCATGAAGCTGGTTTCGGTTGGCTTTTTTCTTGTCATGCAGACCTGTATCAAGGCCGCCGGTCCGGATGTGCCGGCCGGTCAGATCACCTTCTTCCGCTCCGCTTTCGCCATCATCCCGATTGTCGTTTATCTCGCCTGGCTGCATGCGCTGACAAGCGCGCTGCACACCAATAATCTTCTTGGCCATTTCAAGCGCGGTTTTCTCGGCATCCTGTCCATGGCATGCGGTTTTTACGGGCTGACCATGCTGCCGCTGCCGGAATTCATCGCCATCGGTTATGCGTCGCCGCTTCTGGCCGTCGTTTTCGCCGCCTTCATCCTGCATGAGAAGGTGCGCGTTTATCGCTGGAGCGCGGTGTTTGTCGGCATGATGGGCGTGCTGGTGATTTTATGGCCCAAGATGACGCTTTTGCGGGAAGGCGGCTTTGCCGCCGGTGAAGGGCTGGGGGCGATTGCCGTGCTGTTCGGCGCGGCGCTGGGCGGCCTGGCGATGATCCAGGTGCGGCAATTGGTCGATACCGAAAAAACGCCGACCATCGTGCTCTATTTTTCGCTCACCGCCACCCTGCTGTCGCTGGTCAGCGTGCCCTTCGGCTGGAGCGCGCTGAGCATGACGCAGGCCATGCTGTTGATCACCAGCGGCATCTGCGGCGGCGTTGCGCAGATCTTCCTGACGGAGAGCTACCGCCATGCCGAAGTCTCGGTCATCGCACCCTTCGAATACAGCTCCATCGTCTTCGGGATCGCGGTTTCCTACGTCCTGTTCGGAGATATCCCCACGCTCACCATGCTGATCGGCACGGCGATCGTTATCCTCGCCGGCATCTTCATCATTTTCCGCGAGCATCAATTGGGGCTGGCGAGACGGGCGGCGCGCAAGGCTTCGACGCCGCAGGGGTGA
- a CDS encoding uracil-DNA glycosylase, with amino-acid sequence MIAAHDLSPAELAALLHFHADAGVDRLLEDQPLDRFAEFAAARPARPMQGQETGAAARQSGQQPMERAGDAPHQQPPQQQPKRQTPARATPAAPAVQQNVAMPDEQAVAAARFAAESARSLAELKTALEGFSGCNLKNSARSTIFTEGDPSSAIMVIGPMPDADDDREGLPFAGKTGLLLDRMLSAIGLERGTIMLGNVVPWRPPGNRPPTQAEMDICRPFIERQIALAEPKHLLLLGNFTARFFFGGTGTIHTLRGQWRDVAAGHLVLPALASLHPQELLNAPASKSLAWQDLLAFQAKVTQG; translated from the coding sequence ATGATCGCCGCCCACGACCTTTCCCCGGCCGAACTTGCCGCCCTCCTGCATTTCCATGCGGATGCGGGTGTCGACAGGCTGCTGGAAGACCAGCCGCTCGACCGTTTCGCCGAATTTGCCGCCGCCCGTCCTGCCCGGCCGATGCAGGGACAGGAGACCGGCGCAGCCGCGCGCCAGTCCGGCCAGCAGCCGATGGAACGCGCCGGCGACGCCCCCCATCAACAGCCCCCGCAGCAACAGCCGAAACGCCAGACGCCGGCGCGTGCCACGCCAGCAGCCCCCGCGGTTCAGCAGAATGTTGCCATGCCGGACGAACAGGCCGTGGCGGCAGCGCGTTTTGCGGCCGAAAGCGCAAGGTCGCTCGCCGAGCTGAAAACCGCGCTTGAAGGGTTCAGCGGCTGTAATCTCAAGAACAGCGCGCGCAGCACGATCTTCACCGAAGGCGATCCCTCATCCGCCATCATGGTCATCGGCCCCATGCCGGATGCCGATGACGACCGCGAAGGCCTGCCCTTTGCCGGCAAGACCGGGCTTTTGCTTGACCGTATGCTTTCGGCAATCGGCCTTGAACGCGGCACCATCATGCTCGGCAATGTCGTGCCCTGGCGGCCACCCGGCAACCGCCCGCCGACCCAGGCGGAAATGGATATCTGCCGCCCCTTCATCGAGCGTCAGATCGCGCTGGCGGAGCCGAAACACCTGTTGCTTCTTGGCAACTTCACCGCACGTTTCTTCTTCGGCGGCACGGGAACGATCCATACGCTGCGCGGACAGTGGCGTGATGTCGCAGCCGGACATCTTGTTTTGCCGGCGCTGGCCAGCCTGCATCCGCAGGAACTTTTGAACGCTCCGGCCTCCAAGTCATTGGCATGGCAGGATTTATTGGCGTTTCAGGCCAAGGTTACTCAGGGCTGA
- a CDS encoding Hsp70 family protein, whose protein sequence is MTQKRALGLDFGTTNTVMALSNGDGDSRSMRFTSNAGTDDSMRTALSFMKDAGLGAAALHVEAGHAAIRQFIDNAGDCRFLQSIKTFAASPLFQGTLIFAKRQSFEDLMEVFLRKLKTYAGDEWPGDVSTVIAGRPVRFAGSNPDEALALARYNEALTRAGFPEIHYVYEPVAAAYYFAQSLKKDANVLVADFGGGTTDYSLIRFETHAGKLSATPIGHSGVGVAGDHFDFRMIDNLVSPEIGKGSKFKSFDKVLDVPSGYYVNFGRWNQLSIFKTSKEFTALKSLVRSALEPEKLELFIDLVDHDEGYPLYQAISATKMALSSAEEAEFNFTPLGKAGRKMVKRSDFNGWIADDLAKIEGALDEVLEKTQVAPDAIDKVFLTGGTSFVPAVRELFTRRFDADRIESGGELLSIAHGLAMIGESGDIQRWTA, encoded by the coding sequence ATGACGCAAAAGCGGGCACTTGGCCTCGATTTCGGCACGACCAACACGGTCATGGCTCTTTCCAACGGCGATGGCGACAGCCGTTCCATGCGTTTTACCAGCAACGCCGGCACGGATGACAGCATGCGCACGGCGCTCTCCTTCATGAAGGACGCCGGCCTCGGTGCCGCGGCGCTACATGTGGAAGCGGGCCATGCCGCCATCCGGCAATTCATCGACAATGCGGGCGATTGCCGATTCCTGCAGTCGATCAAGACCTTTGCGGCGTCGCCGCTGTTTCAGGGCACGCTGATCTTCGCCAAGCGCCAGAGCTTCGAGGATCTGATGGAGGTGTTCCTGCGCAAACTGAAAACCTATGCGGGTGATGAATGGCCGGGCGACGTCTCAACCGTCATCGCCGGCCGGCCGGTGCGTTTCGCCGGCAGCAATCCGGACGAGGCGCTGGCGCTTGCCCGTTACAACGAGGCGCTGACGCGCGCCGGTTTTCCGGAAATCCACTATGTCTATGAGCCGGTGGCAGCGGCTTATTATTTCGCCCAGAGCCTGAAAAAGGACGCCAACGTGCTGGTGGCGGATTTCGGCGGCGGCACCACCGACTATTCACTGATCCGTTTCGAGACCCATGCCGGCAAGCTTTCCGCCACCCCCATCGGCCATTCCGGCGTCGGCGTGGCGGGTGACCATTTCGACTTCCGGATGATCGACAATCTGGTCTCGCCTGAGATCGGCAAAGGCAGCAAGTTCAAGAGCTTCGACAAGGTGCTGGATGTGCCCTCGGGTTATTACGTGAATTTCGGCCGCTGGAACCAGCTGTCGATCTTCAAGACCTCGAAGGAATTCACCGCGCTCAAATCGCTGGTGCGTTCGGCGCTGGAACCGGAAAAGCTCGAACTCTTCATCGATCTCGTCGACCATGATGAGGGTTACCCGCTCTATCAGGCGATCTCCGCCACCAAGATGGCGCTTTCTTCGGCGGAAGAAGCGGAATTCAACTTCACGCCGCTCGGCAAGGCCGGGCGCAAGATGGTGAAACGCAGCGACTTCAACGGCTGGATCGCCGACGACCTCGCCAAGATCGAAGGCGCACTGGACGAGGTGCTGGAAAAAACGCAAGTGGCGCCTGATGCCATCGACAAGGTGTTCCTGACCGGCGGCACCTCCTTCGTGCCGGCGGTGCGGGAGCTTTTCACCCGCCGTTTCGATGCCGACCGGATCGAAAGCGGCGGCGAACTGCTATCGATTGCCCATGGTCTGGCCATGATCGGCGAAAGCGGTGACATTCAGCGCTGGACAGCGTGA
- a CDS encoding GGDEF domain-containing protein — protein MSRKLALSARQEAPSERPPLVRGDAESFNRHLMELMEASQQGYALFDGGDELRFANTVFREALGMGQDDFPSWVELMRSGYSSSTGTAIETSDFELWLRSTRTRRGKLPFRTIETSLNDGRWMLTTETTLPGGWMLCVVTDVSELGIELRDLRQQRDRALKSALSDELTGLGNRRYAMDSLNHMLGPSKAQALAVIIMDIDHFKSVNDRFGHACGDLVLKDFAARLSASVGRDDLVGRIGGEEFLLVLSGSRMHIAEAVMQRLLSTLADASPLGDMPDFRYSCSAGIAFANPGESASDVLRRADTALYEAKNTGRNCFVIYEAVS, from the coding sequence ATGTCCCGAAAGCTGGCCCTTTCCGCCCGTCAAGAAGCACCGTCAGAGCGGCCGCCCCTTGTTCGCGGTGATGCGGAAAGCTTCAATCGCCATCTCATGGAACTTATGGAAGCGTCGCAGCAGGGCTATGCCCTTTTCGACGGTGGTGACGAGCTGCGTTTTGCCAACACCGTGTTCCGCGAGGCGCTGGGCATGGGGCAGGATGACTTCCCGAGTTGGGTGGAGTTGATGCGCAGCGGTTACAGCAGTTCCACCGGCACCGCCATCGAAACCTCCGATTTTGAACTGTGGCTGCGCTCCACCAGGACGAGGCGCGGCAAGCTGCCCTTTCGCACCATCGAGACCAGCCTGAATGACGGGCGCTGGATGCTGACGACTGAAACGACGTTGCCGGGCGGCTGGATGTTGTGTGTCGTCACCGATGTTTCCGAACTCGGCATCGAGTTGCGCGATCTGCGGCAGCAGCGCGACAGGGCGCTGAAGTCGGCGCTGAGCGACGAACTAACCGGTCTCGGCAACCGCCGCTACGCCATGGATAGCCTTAATCACATGCTCGGTCCCAGCAAGGCGCAGGCGCTTGCCGTCATCATCATGGATATCGATCACTTCAAGTCGGTGAATGATCGTTTCGGACATGCCTGTGGCGATCTGGTTCTCAAGGATTTCGCCGCGCGGCTTTCCGCGAGCGTCGGGCGCGACGATCTCGTCGGCCGGATCGGCGGAGAAGAGTTCCTGCTCGTCCTCAGCGGTTCGCGGATGCATATCGCCGAGGCCGTCATGCAGCGGCTGCTGTCGACGCTGGCTGATGCGTCACCGCTCGGGGATATGCCGGATTTCCGTTATAGCTGTTCGGCCGGCATCGCCTTTGCCAATCCCGGCGAGAGCGCCAGCGATGTTCTGCGCCGCGCCGACACGGCCCTTTATGAAGCCAAGAATACCGGCCGAAACTGCTTCGTGATCTACGAAGCGGTCTCCTGA
- a CDS encoding SDR family oxidoreductase, which produces MDFGISGKRALVLASSRGLGLGIATALAKEGANVLLVGRSGEKLDANCKAINALGKGKADWVWGDLADDNFVDAMVEAVKDKLGGIDILVNNTGGPTPGLAQEMTTEKLDTFFQSMVLRVIALTNALLPQMKEQGFGRILTVASSGVFEPIANLALSNTLRGALVGWSKTLSSEVAGFGITSNLLLPGRIHTDRIDELDGANAKRLGKSVEEIREASVKSIPAGRLGTVEEFAAAGAFLCSVPASYITGTMLRVDGGAAKSN; this is translated from the coding sequence ATGGATTTCGGCATTTCCGGCAAACGCGCCCTCGTTCTCGCCTCTTCTCGCGGCCTTGGGCTGGGCATTGCCACGGCGCTCGCCAAGGAAGGCGCAAACGTTCTTCTCGTCGGCAGAAGCGGCGAAAAACTGGACGCGAATTGCAAGGCCATCAACGCGCTCGGCAAAGGCAAGGCCGACTGGGTGTGGGGTGATCTGGCCGATGACAATTTCGTCGACGCCATGGTCGAGGCCGTCAAGGACAAGCTCGGCGGCATCGATATTCTCGTCAACAATACCGGGGGACCGACACCTGGCCTTGCACAGGAGATGACGACCGAGAAGCTCGACACCTTCTTCCAGTCGATGGTGCTGCGCGTCATCGCGCTTACCAACGCGCTATTGCCGCAGATGAAGGAACAGGGTTTTGGCCGCATCCTGACCGTCGCCTCATCAGGCGTGTTCGAACCCATTGCCAATCTGGCGCTCTCCAACACCCTGCGCGGCGCGCTGGTGGGCTGGAGCAAGACGCTGTCCAGTGAAGTGGCCGGTTTCGGCATCACCTCCAACCTGCTTCTGCCCGGCCGCATCCACACCGACCGCATCGACGAGCTGGATGGCGCCAACGCCAAGCGCCTGGGCAAAAGCGTCGAGGAAATCCGCGAAGCTTCCGTCAAGAGCATTCCGGCCGGTCGCCTCGGCACGGTGGAAGAATTTGCCGCCGCCGGCGCTTTCCTCTGCTCGGTGCCGGCAAGCTATATCACCGGCACGATGCTGCGGGTGGATGGCGGCGCGGCGAAGTCGAACTGA
- a CDS encoding cation diffusion facilitator family transporter has product MTEQSLLKFSIAVTVLLALFGVSAGLFSGSFAVVFDGVYALTDAFMTVLALLVARLIAASAAPRPGGRLVERFTMGFWHLEPMVLGLNGTLLMGAAIYALINAIDSLMDGGRSIEFDYAIIVTFFSFAVSLAMAWFVKRQNRRLKSAFVALDAKSWLMSALLSMALFVAFAIGYGLTGTSQAWLSPYIDPAVLALVCLVIIPMPLGNVKQALADILLVTPLEFKQHVDRVATETVEKFGFASHYSYVARVGRGRQIELFFIVPKNWPARRLEEWDAIRDEIGDALGGEGADRWLTIVFTTDEEWAI; this is encoded by the coding sequence ATGACAGAACAATCTCTGCTTAAATTCTCCATCGCCGTCACGGTCCTTTTGGCACTGTTCGGCGTCAGCGCGGGTTTGTTCTCCGGCTCCTTCGCCGTGGTTTTTGATGGCGTTTATGCGCTTACCGATGCTTTCATGACGGTGCTGGCGTTGCTCGTGGCGCGACTTATCGCGGCCTCCGCGGCACCAAGGCCGGGTGGCCGGCTGGTGGAGCGTTTCACCATGGGTTTCTGGCATCTGGAGCCGATGGTGCTCGGCCTTAATGGCACGCTTCTGATGGGCGCGGCGATCTATGCGCTGATCAATGCCATCGACAGCCTGATGGATGGCGGGCGCTCGATCGAGTTCGATTATGCCATCATCGTCACCTTCTTCAGCTTCGCCGTCTCTCTCGCCATGGCATGGTTCGTCAAAAGGCAGAACCGCAGGCTGAAATCCGCCTTCGTGGCGCTGGACGCCAAAAGCTGGCTGATGAGCGCGCTTTTGAGCATGGCGCTGTTCGTCGCCTTTGCCATCGGTTACGGGCTGACCGGAACATCGCAGGCATGGCTCTCTCCCTATATCGATCCGGCCGTGCTGGCGCTGGTCTGCCTCGTCATCATTCCCATGCCGCTCGGCAATGTGAAACAGGCGCTCGCCGATATCCTTCTGGTCACGCCGCTGGAATTCAAGCAGCATGTGGATCGGGTGGCGACGGAGACTGTCGAAAAATTCGGCTTCGCCTCGCATTATTCCTATGTCGCCCGCGTCGGCCGTGGCCGACAGATCGAGCTTTTCTTCATTGTGCCGAAGAACTGGCCGGCCCGACGGCTTGAGGAATGGGATGCGATCCGCGACGAGATCGGCGATGCGCTTGGCGGTGAGGGGGCGGATCGTTGGTTGACGATTGTTTTCACGACGGATGAGGAATGGGCGATCTGA
- a CDS encoding isocitrate lyase/PEP mutase family protein — translation MNSQIERAEIFRSLHIPGDPIVLYNIWDAGSAVAVARGGAKAIATGSWSVAAAQGYSDGEEMPLDDALSVVARITKCVDLPLTVDFEGGYADDPAAVRQNVGRLFALGVIGLNFEDQVVHGKGLHDIGHQSDRLRAVRSAAIDAGIPVFINARTDVFLKAAEGVDHASLLDEVFAREAAYAAAGADGFFVPGLKDKKLIEKICRQTTLPINVMTSGDMEEVRALAKLGVGRISFGPAPYARVSRDLESSARIFA, via the coding sequence ATGAACAGTCAAATCGAACGTGCGGAAATATTCCGGAGCTTGCACATTCCGGGCGATCCCATCGTCCTCTATAACATCTGGGATGCGGGAAGTGCGGTGGCCGTTGCGCGTGGCGGGGCGAAGGCTATTGCGACCGGAAGCTGGTCTGTCGCTGCGGCACAGGGTTATTCGGATGGCGAGGAAATGCCGCTGGATGACGCATTGTCGGTCGTCGCGCGCATAACGAAATGTGTGGATCTGCCTCTCACCGTGGATTTTGAAGGCGGTTACGCAGATGATCCCGCCGCTGTCAGGCAAAATGTAGGCCGCCTGTTTGCCCTCGGCGTCATCGGATTGAACTTCGAGGATCAGGTGGTGCACGGCAAGGGTCTGCATGACATCGGCCACCAGTCGGATCGGCTTCGGGCGGTCCGCAGCGCGGCAATCGATGCCGGTATTCCGGTTTTCATCAATGCGCGAACGGATGTTTTTCTCAAGGCAGCGGAAGGGGTGGATCATGCGTCCCTGCTGGACGAAGTATTCGCCCGCGAGGCCGCCTATGCCGCAGCAGGCGCGGATGGCTTCTTCGTGCCGGGGCTGAAGGATAAAAAGCTGATCGAAAAAATATGCCGGCAGACGACGCTGCCGATCAACGTCATGACATCGGGGGACATGGAAGAGGTTCGCGCATTGGCGAAGCTCGGGGTGGGGCGCATCAGCTTCGGACCCGCTCCCTACGCAAGGGTCAGTCGCGACCTGGAAAGCAGCGCGCGTATTTTTGCCTGA
- a CDS encoding GNAT family N-acetyltransferase, translated as MDKSSFSSLQTARLILRTFRDEDFPSYADYHNRSDVYRFLYASPPGKTALAAQFAEIVAGSFTEDGDTLRLAVIRRDDDALIGEVLLKIASRKALQAEVGYIFNPSFSGKGYATEAVRAMIGLGFDVFGFHRIFARLDTLNRGSIGIVERLKMRREAHLIQNDRFNGTWGDEFIYAVLNDEWKTLSQASPE; from the coding sequence ATGGACAAGTCAAGTTTTTCGTCGCTACAGACGGCACGTCTGATCCTCCGCACGTTCCGGGATGAGGATTTCCCGTCTTATGCCGACTATCACAATCGCAGCGACGTCTACAGATTTCTATACGCCTCACCGCCCGGGAAGACGGCGCTCGCGGCCCAGTTCGCCGAGATAGTGGCGGGTTCGTTCACAGAGGATGGCGATACGCTGCGGCTTGCGGTGATCCGGCGCGATGATGACGCGCTGATTGGCGAGGTACTTCTGAAAATCGCCAGCCGGAAAGCGCTGCAGGCTGAAGTCGGTTATATCTTTAATCCGTCCTTCTCTGGAAAGGGTTACGCCACCGAGGCCGTGCGGGCGATGATTGGGCTGGGTTTCGACGTATTTGGATTTCACCGGATTTTTGCCCGGCTGGACACCCTGAACCGCGGCTCGATCGGGATCGTCGAACGTCTCAAAATGCGCCGGGAAGCACATCTCATTCAGAATGACCGCTTCAATGGCACGTGGGGTGACGAGTTCATCTATGCCGTTTTGAATGACGAGTGGAAAACCCTGTCGCAGGCCTCGCCAGAATAA
- a CDS encoding 3'-5' exonuclease — MKTAIVFDCEFLCIQGSQSRFWCAAIDPDPVIAQIGAVRIGLEADFPVLETFKSYVTPVDRHGDRYALDPYFTNLTGITEEQIDEKGTSLHKALADVETFSQGAKLWSWGKDELNMMAISCYIAGISPPIPASRFDNAVKLLLAAGMPVEDLARTPSNRLADYYGVDHPVLKGHDALDDALSVTYTLQYLLRSGKLLPSAFDR, encoded by the coding sequence ATGAAAACAGCTATCGTCTTCGACTGTGAATTTCTCTGCATTCAGGGGTCGCAAAGCCGGTTCTGGTGTGCGGCAATCGATCCTGATCCCGTTATCGCCCAGATCGGCGCGGTGAGGATCGGCCTTGAAGCCGATTTCCCTGTTCTGGAGACCTTCAAATCCTATGTCACGCCTGTTGACCGGCATGGCGACAGATATGCGCTCGATCCATATTTTACAAACCTCACCGGAATTACCGAAGAACAGATCGACGAGAAGGGCACAAGCCTTCACAAGGCACTGGCGGATGTGGAGACGTTCTCACAAGGAGCGAAATTGTGGTCCTGGGGGAAAGACGAGCTGAATATGATGGCGATCAGTTGCTATATTGCCGGTATAAGCCCGCCAATTCCCGCATCCCGGTTCGATAACGCCGTCAAGCTGCTGCTTGCCGCCGGAATGCCCGTGGAGGACCTTGCCCGAACACCGAGCAACAGACTTGCGGACTATTATGGTGTCGATCACCCAGTTCTCAAAGGACATGATGCGCTGGATGATGCCCTGTCGGTTACCTACACGCTTCAGTATCTTCTGCGGTCCGGGAAACTTCTGCCCTCGGCGTTTGACCGTTAG